A stretch of Anoplopoma fimbria isolate UVic2021 breed Golden Eagle Sablefish chromosome 4, Afim_UVic_2022, whole genome shotgun sequence DNA encodes these proteins:
- the LOC129090510 gene encoding small integral membrane protein 32-like: protein MLRQILLNSTDAPDFHLVLMAQSSTHPPSSLNASHGGSVSVAALLRPTTGRGGGGLREGELHKPDLITYIVMCLLLFLLVLLIVFFINCQLRNSFFASMPYDRSLREARTSYK from the coding sequence ATGCTGAGGCAGATCCTCCTAAACTCCACCGACGCCCCAGACTTCCACCTGGTGCTCATGGCCCAGTCCTCCAcgcaccccccctcctccctgaaCGCCTCCCACGGCGGTTCGGTGAGCGTGGCCGCCCTTCTGAGACCCACCACGGGGCGAGGGGGAGGTGGGCTCCGGGAGGGCGAGCTCCACAAACCGGACCTGATCACCTACATAGTCATGTGCCTACTGCTCTTCCTGTTGGTGCTGCTTATTGTGTTCTTCATCAACTGCCAGCTCCGAAACTCTTTCTTCGCCTCCATGCCATACGACAGGTCGCTGAGAGAGGCCCGCACCTCCTACAAGTAG